The proteins below are encoded in one region of Populus alba chromosome 2, ASM523922v2, whole genome shotgun sequence:
- the LOC118049374 gene encoding CDT1-like protein a, chloroplastic isoform X1 has protein sequence MNSSSLHSPIPSSKSKRPKPDSESTAATPKSKPSSNPTIATQTPTQPSQLPPRLRSRRVALSLKEVRQIASQDLGTNQTKSARRQIASWPEDSTTTTSSSSSSKLHKPRKNQTRNGLTKIPDKYQMLGEFFDNLDSSIRLLRMKGTMSTFSNISPKIESLTDRRFTHKHLAQLKYIMPEAIEIKRVLRFNEQTSCMKPELHVIVNADAIEFDDGKLKSESKNIFLRKVFRSRLADFYRDHPQGDDIPEEMLPEPFNRLSLLKETTAVEEEQPIVASLLPQSFQRRFSQKGTEVEAENALQKTVSSAFEPCPNKISLNEEISCSALSPAKVSLKPTCDQNFSSATPSKEKDSMNEVDDSPIKMASVQSTPAKLASTPATLISTTPALHPHKRCMSSCDDDSFSSPDKLVRRPPSRSLIFETPVKHAKDEQKEDVSDDDNILKILPGSLLQSIREKERKAKEERDPAISQAKRRRQMIACLPKLFNKIHFLFQSIKQSVLTKEELIHKIIASHSDIADRREVEEQLNLLLELVPEWISEKLASSGDLLFRINKPYSPETVRAQLEEAN, from the exons ATGAACTCCTCCTCCCTACACTCTCCAATCCCTTCTTCGAAATCCAAAAGACCCAAACCAGATTCTGAATCAACTGCTGCAACCCCAAAATCTAAACCTTCTTCAAACCCAACCATCGCCACTCAAACCCCAACTCAGCCATCCCAACTCCCTCCCCGCCTGCGCAGCCGCCGCGTCGCTCTCTCCCTAAAAGAAGTCCGTCAGATCGCCTCTCAAGACCTTGGAACCAACCAAACCAAGTCCGCCCGAAGACAGATCGCGTCTTGGCCTGAAGATTCCACCACCAcgaccagcagcagcagcagcagcaaactACACAAGCCCAGGAAGAATCAGACTCGGAATGGGCTCACTAAAATCCCCGATAA GTATCAAATGCTGGGTGAGTTTTTTGATAACTTGGATAGCTCGATCCGGTTGCTGCGCATGAAGGGCACAATGTCTACTTTCTCTAATATTTCTCCCAAAATCGAGTCTTTAACTGACAG GAGGTTTACGCATAAGCATTTGGCTCAATTGAAATATATTATGCCGGAGGCAATTGAGATAAAGCGGGTGCTTCGGTTTAACGAGCAAACCAGTTGTATGAAGCCGGAACTTCATGTTATTGTCAATGCTGATGCAATTGAATTTGATGATGGAAAGTTGAAATCTGAAAGTAAGAACATATTTTTACGCAAGGTTTTTCGCTCGAGGCTTGCAGATTTTTACAGAGACCATCCTCAG GGTGATGACATTCCAGAGGAAATGCTCCCGGAGCCTTTCAATCGCCTGTCATTGCTGAAGGAAACCACAGCAGTTGAAGAAGAGCAACCGATAGTGGCATCTCTTTTACCCCAAAGTTTCCAGAGGCGCTTCTCCCAGAAAGGTACAGAAGTTGAAGCAGAAAACGCCCTCCAAAAAACAGTTTCCTCAGCTTTCGAGCCATGCCCCAACAAAATCTCCTTAAATGAGGAAATTAGTTGTTCTGCTCTATCCCCAGCCAAAGTGTCTTTGAAACCAACCTGTGACCAAAATTTTTCATCTGCAACTCCAAGCAAAGAGAAAGATTCCATGAATGAAGTAGATGATTCTCCCATAAAGATGGCCAGTGTCCAGTCAACTCCTGCAAAACTTGCTTCAACTCCAGCTACATTGATATCTACCACACCTGCTTTGCATCCACATAAAAGATGTATGAGCTCATGTGATGATGATTCTTTCAGCTCACCAGACAAGCTTGTCAGGCGTCCACCCAGCAGGTCACTGATATTTGAAACTCCGGTGAAGCATGCTAAAGATGAACAAAAAGAGGATGTATCAGATGATGATAATATCTTGAAAATTCTTCCTGGGAGTCTTCTGCAATCG ATACGAGAGAAAGAGCGGAAGGCTAAAGAAGAGCGAGATCCTGCAATCTCACAAGCAAAGAGGCGGAGACAAATGATTGCCTGTCTTCCTAAGCTCTTCAACAAGATTCATTTCTTGTTTCAGTCAATAAAACAATCAGTTCTCACAAAAGAAGAGCTTATACACAAGATAATTGCAAGCCACTCTGATATTGCTGACAGAA GAGAAGTTGAAGAGCAGCTAAACTTGTTGCTTGAACTCGTTCCTGAATGGATTTCTGAGAAGTTGGCATCTAGTGGGGACTTGCTCTTTCG CATCAACAAACCGTATAGTCCAGAAACAGTACGTGCACAACTTGAAGAAGCCAACTGA
- the LOC118049366 gene encoding 1-aminocyclopropane-1-carboxylate oxidase homolog 1 isoform X2, with protein MEVVKNKKILCLTEVMPPNAVSSCLGDGSSSYDKAKEVGAFNETKAGVKGLVDSGVTKIPRFFVHPPENVQNPSSETSSDIGLRIPVVDFEGFGGCRRQEVVDEARKALETWGFFQMVNHGIPVGVLDEMLAGVKRFHEQPQDKKMGFYTHDYRKPVRFFSNGDLLVNRGPACWRDTVAFDFKDSKLDPELFPEIVRNEVRNYITQMIKMKKTICELISEALGLHSDYLSSIECMETEILLGHYYPTCPEPDLTVGATMHTDPCFLTLLLQDNMGGLQVRNQNQWVDVPTLQGALVVNLGDFMQVQKCGAQSSCWTSWIPDISCMSFLSRHCKL; from the exons ATGGAAGTTGTTAAGAATAAGAAGATCTTATGCTTAACAGAAGTCATGCCTCCCAATGCTGTGAGTTCATGTCTTGGAGATGGGTCGTCCAGCTATGATAAAGCTAAGGAAGTGGGGGCATTCAATGAAACGAAAGCCGGTGTTAAGGGACTAGTTGACTCTGGTGTGACCAAGATCCCCAGGTTTTTTGTCCACCCACCGGAGAACGTGCAAAACCCGTCATCCGAGACGAGCAGTGATATCGGCCTTCGGATTCCTGTGGTAGACTTTGAAGGGTTCGGAGGTTGTCGACGACAGGAGGTTGTCGACGAGGCTCGGAAAGCATTAGAAACATGGGGGTTTTTTCAAATGGTTAACCATGGAATTCCAGTTGGTGTCTTGGATGAGATGTTAGCCGGTGTGAAACGATTCCACGAGCAACCACAGGATAAGAAGATGGGGTTTTACACGCATGACTATAGGAAGCCAGTAAGGTTCTTCTCCAATGGAGACCTCCTTGTGAATAGAGGGCCAGCTTGCTGGAGAGACACGGTAGCATTTGATTTCAAAGATAGTAAACTGGATCCTGAACTGTTTCCTGAAATAGTCAG AAATGAAGTGCGTAATTACATCACACAGATGATCAAAATGAAGAAGACAATATGTGAGCTTATATCGGAGGCACTTGGACTCCATAGTGACTACCTTTCCAGCATAGAATGCATGGAAACAGAGATTTTGTTGGGCCACTATTACCCGACCTGTCCTGAACCAGACTTGACGGTGGGCGCAACCATGCATACTGACCCATGTTTTCTGACTCTACTCCTACAAGACAACATGGGTGGTCTCCAAGTTCGCAATCAAAATCAATGGGTAGATGTCCCCACTCTGCAAGGAGCTCTTGTAGTTAACTTGGGGGACTTCATGCAg GTTCAAAAGTGTGGAGCACAGAGTTCTTGTTGGACAAGTTGGATCCCGGACATCAGTTGCATGTCTTTTCTATCCAGGCACTGCAAATTATAA
- the LOC118049366 gene encoding 1-aminocyclopropane-1-carboxylate oxidase homolog 1 isoform X1, with amino-acid sequence MEVVKNKKILCLTEVMPPNAVSSCLGDGSSSYDKAKEVGAFNETKAGVKGLVDSGVTKIPRFFVHPPENVQNPSSETSSDIGLRIPVVDFEGFGGCRRQEVVDEARKALETWGFFQMVNHGIPVGVLDEMLAGVKRFHEQPQDKKMGFYTHDYRKPVRFFSNGDLLVNRGPACWRDTVAFDFKDSKLDPELFPEIVRNEVRNYITQMIKMKKTICELISEALGLHSDYLSSIECMETEILLGHYYPTCPEPDLTVGATMHTDPCFLTLLLQDNMGGLQVRNQNQWVDVPTLQGALVVNLGDFMQLITNDRFKSVEHRVLVGQVGSRTSVACLFYPGTANYNSKPYGAIKELLSDNNPPRYRETNMAEYMAYVRSRALDCSSNLSHFELA; translated from the exons ATGGAAGTTGTTAAGAATAAGAAGATCTTATGCTTAACAGAAGTCATGCCTCCCAATGCTGTGAGTTCATGTCTTGGAGATGGGTCGTCCAGCTATGATAAAGCTAAGGAAGTGGGGGCATTCAATGAAACGAAAGCCGGTGTTAAGGGACTAGTTGACTCTGGTGTGACCAAGATCCCCAGGTTTTTTGTCCACCCACCGGAGAACGTGCAAAACCCGTCATCCGAGACGAGCAGTGATATCGGCCTTCGGATTCCTGTGGTAGACTTTGAAGGGTTCGGAGGTTGTCGACGACAGGAGGTTGTCGACGAGGCTCGGAAAGCATTAGAAACATGGGGGTTTTTTCAAATGGTTAACCATGGAATTCCAGTTGGTGTCTTGGATGAGATGTTAGCCGGTGTGAAACGATTCCACGAGCAACCACAGGATAAGAAGATGGGGTTTTACACGCATGACTATAGGAAGCCAGTAAGGTTCTTCTCCAATGGAGACCTCCTTGTGAATAGAGGGCCAGCTTGCTGGAGAGACACGGTAGCATTTGATTTCAAAGATAGTAAACTGGATCCTGAACTGTTTCCTGAAATAGTCAG AAATGAAGTGCGTAATTACATCACACAGATGATCAAAATGAAGAAGACAATATGTGAGCTTATATCGGAGGCACTTGGACTCCATAGTGACTACCTTTCCAGCATAGAATGCATGGAAACAGAGATTTTGTTGGGCCACTATTACCCGACCTGTCCTGAACCAGACTTGACGGTGGGCGCAACCATGCATACTGACCCATGTTTTCTGACTCTACTCCTACAAGACAACATGGGTGGTCTCCAAGTTCGCAATCAAAATCAATGGGTAGATGTCCCCACTCTGCAAGGAGCTCTTGTAGTTAACTTGGGGGACTTCATGCAg CTGATCACCAATGACAGGTTCAAAAGTGTGGAGCACAGAGTTCTTGTTGGACAAGTTGGATCCCGGACATCAGTTGCATGTCTTTTCTATCCAGGCACTGCAAATTATAATTCGAAACCATACGGGGCAATCAAGGAGCTTCTATCAGACAACAACCCACCAAGATATAGGGAAACTAATATGGCTGAATATATGGCTTACGTAAGGTCCAGGGCTTTAGATTGCAGCTCAAATCTTTCTCATTTTGAACTGGCATGA
- the LOC118049192 gene encoding transcription factor bHLH155 yields the protein MGADLHNTLRSLCFNTDWNYAVFWKLKHRARMVLTWEDGYYENCEQHDAFESKCFSQTQEKLHGGHYTRDPLGLAVAKMSYHVYSLGEGIVGQVAVSGKHQWIFADKYAASSFSSHEFSDGWQSQFSAGIKTIVVVAVVPYGVVQLGSSNKVIEDVNLVTRIKDVFFTLQDSSVRHVSGPLQHSMKNALCPKTAAGLRNNQVLEILTPTNDESIQLLHLRSNASYLDHQSQLGMNIISDQMYGGETNAWKDPGRRSEHNVTMHSNGFMKDKVNPSDLILPNDKLGADLSGIPADLFDTTICEGEKSDGTNLYPKLVLDAPESSNITFKKDLEKKLDHQAESTHFNASDTFFKFSAGCELLEALGPSFINRCMPFDYQAGKSEAVNGFEMPEGMSSSQMTFDFGTENLLEAVVGNACHSGSDVKSEKSSCKSVQSLLTVEKMPEPSIQTKHIFNSAGYSINPSSVVEEDAQNFSNSTEVFGGMSSKGFLSTCTSICTEQLDKYAEPTKNSKKRAKPGEKFRPRPRDRQLIQDRIKELRELVPSGSKCSIDSLLERTIKHMLFLESITNHADKLNKCAEPKMHQKGTDASKYEQGSSWAVEVGGHLKVSSIIVENLNKNGQMLVEMLCEECNDFLEIAEAIRSLGLTILKGITEVHGEKTWICFVVEGQNNRSMHRMDILWSLVQILQPKTTN from the exons ATGGGTGCTGACTTGCATAATACTTTGAGGAGCCTCTGCTTCAATACTGACTGGAACTATGCTGTTTTCTGGAAGCTTAAACATCGTGCTCGCAT ggTGCTAACTTGGGAAGATGGCTACTATGAAAATTGTGAGCAACATGATGCCTTTGAGAGCAAATGCTTCAGTCAGACACAAGAAAAATTGCATGGTGGGCATTATACTCGTGACCCGCTTGGATTGGCTGTGGCAAAGATGTCGTATCATGTATACTCTCTAGGGGAAGG GATAGTTGGGCAGGTGGCAGTCAGTGGAAAGCATCAGTGGATCTTTGCTGATAAATATGCTGCAAGTTCCTTCTCATCACATGAG TTCTCCGATGGCTGGCAAAGTCAGTTTTCTGCTGGGATCAAG accattgttgttgttgctgtcgTGCCATATGGAGTTGTACAGCTTGGCTCTTCGAATAAA GTTATTGAGGATGTTAATTTGGTGACACGTATCAAAGATGTCTTTTTCACCCTTCAAGATTCCTCAGTCAGGCATGTTAGTGGTCCATTACAACATAGTATGAAGAATGCATTATGTCCG AAAACAGCAGCTGGATTGAGAAATAATCAAGTGCTTGAAATATTGACACCAACAAATGATGAAAGCATCCAATTACTTCATCTGAGATCAAATGCCTCCTATTTGGATCACCAGAGTCAACTAGGGATGAATATAATTAGTGATCAGATGTACGGAGGGGAGACCAATGCCTGGAAAGATCCGGGCCGGAGATCAGAACACAATGTGACTATGCATTCAAATGGTTTTATGAAGGACAAAGTTAATCCATCTGATCTTATACTTCCAAATGACAAGCTTGGAGCTGACCTTTCAGGCATCCCTGCAGACCTCTTTGACACTACCATCTGTGAAGGAGAAAAGTCTGATGGCACCAATCTCTACCCAAAATTGGTGTTGGATGCACCTGAATCTTCAAACATAACATTCAAAAAGGATTTGGAGAAGAAGCTGGACCATCAAGCAGAATCAACTCATTTCAATGCATCAGACACTTTTTTTAAGTTCTCTGCTGGTTGTGAGTTGCTTGAAGCTCTAGGACCATCTTTCATCAACAGATGTATGCCCTTTGATTATCAAGCAGGAAAGAGTGAAGCTGTAAATGGTTTTGAGATGCCAGAGGGGATGAGTAGCAGCCAGATGACATTTGACTTTGGCACAGAGAACCTCTTAGAAGCAGTAGTAGGCAATGCTTGCCATAGTGGCAGTGATGTTAAAAGTGAGAAGTCAAGTTGTAAGTCAGTGCAGTCTCTATTAACGGTTGAGAAAATGCCAGAGCCTTCTATCCAGACTAAGCATATCTTCAATTCAGCAGGCTATTCAATTAACCCGTCCTCTGTTGTTGAAGAGGATGCACAGAATTTCTCTAACTCAACAGAAGTGTTTGGTGGAATGTCTTCTAAAGGGTTTTTGTCAACTTGTACAAGCATCTGTACTGAGCAGTTGGATAAGTATGCAGAACCAACTAAGAACAGCAAAAAAAGGGCTAAACCTGGTGAAAAATTCAGGCCTCGGCCAAGGGACAGGCAACTGATCCAAGATCGCATCAAGGAGCTGAGAGAGCTTGTCCCCAGTGGATCGAAG TGCAGTATAGATTCATTGCTGGAGCGCACAATCAAGCATATGCTCTTTCTAGAAAGCATTACAAATCATGCTGACAAGCTCAATAAATGTGCTGAACCGAAG ATGCATCAGAAAGGAACAGATGCCTCCAAATATGAACAGGGTTCAAGCTGGGCAGTGGAGGTGGGCGGCCATCTAAAGGTCTCATCAATAATAGTAGAAAATCTAAACAAAAACGGACAGATGCTTGTAGAG ATGTTATGCGAGGAGTGCAATGATTTTCTTGAGATAGCAGAAGCTATCAGAAGTTTAGGCCTGACAATATTGAAAGGAATCACAGAAGTGCATGGTGAGAAGACATGGATATGTTTCGTGGTAGAG GGGCAGAACAACAGAAGTATGCATAGAATGGATATCTTATGGTCACTCGTGCAAATATTGCAGCCCAAGACTACAAACTAA
- the LOC118049375 gene encoding WAT1-related protein At1g44800: MWFYTRAMAILYAYSRFIPHLLMILVQIGYSFLYFLAEAAFSHGMSPHVFVTYRYIVGGLVMFPLAYFLERKVRPKLTLVLFLEIFVLSLLGASLTVNIYFASLRYTSPTFITSMTNTVPSMTFIIAIMLRLEIVNLRNPRGIAKIVGTLLSLAGVLTITLYKGPEVQSLQSAPIHIKSNASQQNWVKGTILLVVSCITWSLWFIMQAYTLKRYPAQLSLSALINGFAAAQSAVFTVFMQHKPAAWSIGSSIVFWSIIYAGVISCGLTVSIQLWCTEQKGPVFVTMFSPLATVMVAILAYFLFGEELHAGSILGGAVVIIGLYMLLWGKERDGDRNKSQKQSLSTNDEDKVSHVAVESSAGRDNETGLEK; encoded by the exons ATGTGGTTCTATACTCGAGCTATGGCAATTTTATATGCTTACTCGAGATTTATCCCACATCTTCTCATGATTTTGGTCCAAATTGGCTATTCGTTTCTCTACTTTCTTGCAGAAGCTGCCTTCAGTCATGGGATGAGCCCTCATGTCTTTGTTACTTATCGATATATTGTAGGCGGCTTGGTGATGTTTCCGCTTGCATATTTTCTTGAGAG AAAAGTGAGGCCAAAGCTAACACTTGTGTTGTTTCTGGAGATATTTGTGCTTTCTCTTCTAGG GGCCAGCTTAACTGTTAACATTTACTTTGCAAGCTTGAGATACACTTCTCCTACCTTCATTACATCAATGACCAATACCGTTCCCTCCATGACTTTCATAATTGCAATTATGCTCAG GTTGGAGATTGTCAATTTAAGGAACCCTCGTGGAATAGCTAAAATTGTCGGAACCTTATTATCACTGGCTGGGGTCTTGACCATCACTTTATACAAAGGACCTGAGGTGCAAAGCTTGCAGAGTGCTCCAATCCATATCAAAAGTAATGCTTCTCAACAGAACTGGGTGAAGGGGACTATTCTGCTCGTTGTGAGTTGCATAACATGGTCTCTCTGGTTCATCATGCAG GCATACACGTTGAAAAGGTATCCTGCACAATTATCACTGTCTGCATTGATAAACGGCTTCGCGGCAGCACAATCAGCTGTCTTCACTGTGTTCATGCAACATAAACCAGCAGCATGGTCCATCGGATCCAGCATCGTATTCTGGTCCATTATATATGCT GGAGTCATTAGTTGTGGCTTGACAGTCTCCATTCAACTATGGTGCACAGAACAAAAAGGGCCAGTCTTTGTGACCATGTTTAGTCCCCTTGCAACTGTAATGGTCGCCATCCTGGCTTACTTTCTTTTCGGTGAAGAGTTGCACGCTGGCAG CATATTGGGAGGAGCTGTTGTTATTATCGGACTTTACATGCTGCTGTGGGGAAAAGAAAGGGATGGAGATCGAAACAAGTCCCAAAAACAATCTCTTTCCACTAATGATGAGGACAAGGTAAGCCACGTAGCAGTGGAAAGTTCAGCAGGAAGAGACAATGAAACAGGACTTGAGAAATAA
- the LOC118049374 gene encoding CDT1-like protein a, chloroplastic isoform X2, whose translation MNSSSLHSPIPSSKSKRPKPDSESTAATPKSKPSSNPTIATQTPTQPSQLPPRLRSRRVALSLKEVRQIASQDLGTNQTKSARRQIASWPEDSTTTTSSSSSSKLHKPRKNQTRNGLTKIPDKYQMLGEFFDNLDSSIRLLRMKGTMSTFSNISPKIESLTDRRFTHKHLAQLKYIMPEAIEIKRVLRFNEQTSCMKPELHVIVNADAIEFDDGKLKSESKNIFLRKVFRSRLADFYRDHPQGDDIPEEMLPEPFNRLSLLKETTAVEEEQPIVASLLPQSFQRRFSQKGTEVEAENALQKTVSSAFEPCPNKISLNEEISCSALSPAKVSLKPTCDQNFSSATPSKEKDSMNEVDDSPIKMASVQSTPAKLASTPATLISTTPALHPHKRCMSSCDDDSFSSPDKLVRRPPSRSLIFETPVKHAKDEQKEDVSDDDNILKILPGSLLQSEIQYWENRCIQYVGTK comes from the exons ATGAACTCCTCCTCCCTACACTCTCCAATCCCTTCTTCGAAATCCAAAAGACCCAAACCAGATTCTGAATCAACTGCTGCAACCCCAAAATCTAAACCTTCTTCAAACCCAACCATCGCCACTCAAACCCCAACTCAGCCATCCCAACTCCCTCCCCGCCTGCGCAGCCGCCGCGTCGCTCTCTCCCTAAAAGAAGTCCGTCAGATCGCCTCTCAAGACCTTGGAACCAACCAAACCAAGTCCGCCCGAAGACAGATCGCGTCTTGGCCTGAAGATTCCACCACCAcgaccagcagcagcagcagcagcaaactACACAAGCCCAGGAAGAATCAGACTCGGAATGGGCTCACTAAAATCCCCGATAA GTATCAAATGCTGGGTGAGTTTTTTGATAACTTGGATAGCTCGATCCGGTTGCTGCGCATGAAGGGCACAATGTCTACTTTCTCTAATATTTCTCCCAAAATCGAGTCTTTAACTGACAG GAGGTTTACGCATAAGCATTTGGCTCAATTGAAATATATTATGCCGGAGGCAATTGAGATAAAGCGGGTGCTTCGGTTTAACGAGCAAACCAGTTGTATGAAGCCGGAACTTCATGTTATTGTCAATGCTGATGCAATTGAATTTGATGATGGAAAGTTGAAATCTGAAAGTAAGAACATATTTTTACGCAAGGTTTTTCGCTCGAGGCTTGCAGATTTTTACAGAGACCATCCTCAG GGTGATGACATTCCAGAGGAAATGCTCCCGGAGCCTTTCAATCGCCTGTCATTGCTGAAGGAAACCACAGCAGTTGAAGAAGAGCAACCGATAGTGGCATCTCTTTTACCCCAAAGTTTCCAGAGGCGCTTCTCCCAGAAAGGTACAGAAGTTGAAGCAGAAAACGCCCTCCAAAAAACAGTTTCCTCAGCTTTCGAGCCATGCCCCAACAAAATCTCCTTAAATGAGGAAATTAGTTGTTCTGCTCTATCCCCAGCCAAAGTGTCTTTGAAACCAACCTGTGACCAAAATTTTTCATCTGCAACTCCAAGCAAAGAGAAAGATTCCATGAATGAAGTAGATGATTCTCCCATAAAGATGGCCAGTGTCCAGTCAACTCCTGCAAAACTTGCTTCAACTCCAGCTACATTGATATCTACCACACCTGCTTTGCATCCACATAAAAGATGTATGAGCTCATGTGATGATGATTCTTTCAGCTCACCAGACAAGCTTGTCAGGCGTCCACCCAGCAGGTCACTGATATTTGAAACTCCGGTGAAGCATGCTAAAGATGAACAAAAAGAGGATGTATCAGATGATGATAATATCTTGAAAATTCTTCCTGGGAGTCTTCTGCAATCG GAAATCCAATACTGGGAGAATAGATGCATACAATATGTTGGAACAAAATAA